One Longimicrobium sp. genomic window, CGGCGGCAGCCCGCGCCCGTCGTCCACCACCTGCAGCAGGAGGCGCTCGCCCCTGCGCGCCGCGCGCACCTCCACCGCGCCGGGTCCGCGCCGCGGGGCGATCCCGTGGCGGATGGAGTTCTCCACCAGGAGCTGCAGCGCCAGGTGGGGGACGAGCGCGGCCTCGGCCCCGTCCTCCACCCGCGTCGACACGCGCAGCCGCTCGCCCAGCCGGGTGCGCTCGATCTCCAGGTACAGCGAGAGGAAGTCCAGCTCCTCGCCGAGCGGCACCTCCTGCACCCCGGCGCGGGCCTGGGTGCGCTCCAGCAGCTGCCGCAGCCGGCCCAGGGTGCGCACCGCCTCGTCGGGGTCGCGGTGCATGAGCGCCGACACGGAGTTGAGGGTGTTGAAGAGGAAGTGCGGGTGGATCTGCATCTTGAGCACCTGCAGCTCCGCCTGCGCCAGGCGCGCCTCCAGCCCGCGGGCCGCCACCTCGCCGTCGCGCCGGCGGAAGTACGAGGCGATGGCGTACCCCACGCCCACGTCGGTGAGGAACACCACCAGCTGGAAGGGGAGGAGCCGCAGAAGCTGCTCGGGAAGCGGCGCGAAGTTCAGCGTTCCCCAGGTCCTGAGCGCCAGGATGCGGAGCGTGAGCAC contains:
- a CDS encoding histidine kinase, translating into MSDAPAPSARNGPHRSASRMSAAALRELLGSGRAWAVFGALWLFQTAAFVAGTAYAAGPEDEMGLVLWVGVTDALSWLLVQLAAFAVAWAVPPEPRRPLRTAAALLAAGLVVLTLRILALRTWGTLNFAPLPEQLLRLLPFQLVVFLTDVGVGYAIASYFRRRDGEVAARGLEARLAQAELQVLKMQIHPHFLFNTLNSVSALMHRDPDEAVRTLGRLRQLLERTQARAGVQEVPLGEELDFLSLYLEIERTRLGERLRVSTRVEDGAEAALVPHLALQLLVENSIRHGIAPRRGPGAVEVRAARRGERLLLQVVDDGRGLPPEGTARRGAVGLANTRARLAQLYGRGHRFEVRPREGGGVEATIEIPFVPAAAP